In Mytilus trossulus isolate FHL-02 chromosome 10, PNRI_Mtr1.1.1.hap1, whole genome shotgun sequence, the DNA window GAAAAAAGAGCACTGGTAAACAATGGTAaaccttaaaaaataattacaagcTGAAATGTCTATTCACtgaattgatattcatatgaccATGATGCCTATTCACtgaattgatattcatatgaccATGATGTCTATTCACtgaattgatattcatatgaccatgatgacagAATAAAATGATAGTGTTGATAGCCATATTtaacatacatgtgaacctTCCGACAGGAGTACAATAATCCTGTTTTTAGGGGTCTCCTCCCATCCTCCCGGTGAagagaaatatttcatgattgaAAACTTTGAGCCGCCATATCTGGTGTAACCGTGTCTTCAACCCATGCCAACATTTGATAAGAATATATTCAACCTATGcctacaaacaaaatacaataggtGTTGTTAAAGcaattataattaataaaaggtgaatttggttgagtagttttagaggagaagattttttaaagttagcaaatatgatgaacaaattgtgaaaaattgtcattaaaggacaataaccccttaaggggtcaattgacaatttaggtcatattaacttatttgtagatcttactttgctgatcatttttgctgtttacagtttatctttatttataataatattcaagataatgaccaaaaactgcaaaatttccttaaaattaccaattaagtggcagcaacccaacaatgggttgtttgatttatctgaaaatttcagggctgatagatcttgacctaatgaacatttataccctatgtcagatttgctctaaatgctttcgtttttgtgatataagccaaaaactgcatttgacccctatgttctatttttagcaatttaatggcgaccatgtttgttgatagatcaaaacttccgatacattttataaactagataccctagaTACCCTacggaacattcagttaaagtttggaagtatttggcctagtagtttcagaggagaagattcttgaaatagtttacgacgacgacagacgacggacgccaagtgatggcataagctcacatggccctatgggccaggtgagctaaaaatgattttactttgttgttgtgtattatttgtgaaacattcaatgttttaaaaaggcgtattttctgtaaaaagtcaataaatatCTTGACTTTTGAATCCCCAAACTTTCTACAAACTTAAATACGCAAATAAAAGATCCGAAAACTATACCAATACGCAActacatgtttatgaaattatagTAAATCTTTtggtttacaaattttttattcGTTATTGCAAAATAATGAACTTAAGATATTTGACATTTTCTCCCTACCCAGTTTACCcctattattttttatgatgtgGACTGGTCATTGTTATTAATTTCGTAGgcaatttgattggattaaGTTGTTATGAGTTTACAATAAATGCTTTTCATACATGACTATTGATACTAAGAACATGCATGAATGTGTAAGctaaaaactaagcaaaattttCAGTCAATAAACCATAACTGAGGGGTCGGAgtcaaataatctccatggtaaTGAGATATGcaaatgctaatacaactgcataccaaatatatttgacctaccactagtggttcaccataaactagaccttatcacaaactaatacattgttggcACCGGAGACAGCATACCTAtatatgtctcgctttttgatTCTGTCAAACAGGACAAAAACCATGAAATACATGAAGCCTCCTATGCAgtatggctttgctcattgtttaaggctgTACTGAGACCTATAGGTATTAACTTCTAGTCTTCTACAtctttggtctctggtggagagttttctcattggcaaccctaccacatcttcttatttttaaagaaatggtGAACTGCAACTAAAAAAGAATGTGTAACAgtgaaaatatgtttgtttgtgGTTATTTACATCCCTATATCACTATAgtatgtatatatgtgtaaACATGATAATATATGTACCTTGAATGTACATATGGATTTGTTCTTCACTTCCTTCATCCCCATCATTTCCTGCCTGTTCATCTGTCTGCTCATTAAAACTCCTGATCACATCATGAACCTCCTGCTTGATATCATTTATACGAATTGTCTCTTCTACTGTATGCCTGTCTACTTGCTTCTCTACTGAAGCTCTTCTGTCATCCTTAACTTCCTGTCTCACTTTGTTTAAGTTGACGGCAATGGCCTTTTCAAATGGATTTTGTAGGACAACATTATTTGTGATGTTCTCTACACTTTCTGTTTTATTATTGCTATCATCATGGGCATTCAAGGTCCAATCATTACACTCTATTTTTATTGCGAGTTTATCTCTTGCACTGcagttgttatatttattttcagaactACATTCAAATAATTTAGGTTGATAATCTTCATCTTTCTCAACTTTCACTTTTATGTCATATAGGTGATCTAATTTACTTCCTGTTTCCATTGAGTTCCCTGATTTAACATTGTCTTTGGCATGTTTGGTgttaatgaatttattatttaaattgttttgatggaaGGTAACATTAGTTTCAATATTTGTGTCACAAAATTGTCTTTCATTTATCTTTGCAACCAGATTTTCAGCAACATGAGCAACAGAACTACAATCTGATGACTGTTTTTCATTACTGGTGTCATCGGCTGAAAGTTTATTTAATCCTTTTTTCTTCTCACAATTCATAATTGGAATTAAATTGCCTGAAAAAGATAACTCTTCAataatgacaatgtaaaacaacatcagaatgtaaaaatattttatcaaaacaaaatgctATATATAAATGTGCAGTTTTTGTACATGTGTAAAAAAACACTGTTCATCaattaaaatgtatagaaaGACATTTTCAAGAACGGTTCTAGGTATTTTTATCACTAGTTGccactacatacatgtatgcacttTGAGAATCTGgggttaacatggttaatagCAAACCTTTTGATTATTTCTAATTCtattaataaacatgataaagtggaaaaactgcaaaaagaaaaatagagaTGTTCATGAATTAACCAGTTCTGTTCACCTTTATAATAATACACATATTTGGATGTTTCTTcatctaataaataaaaaatttgtaagggttccgcggaacccagtgtctcacctacttttgctgttaatcacacactcaacaaaaatgatgaaaaaaatcaataaaattattcctcttgatactatcttttgaatgtcaaaagcttctgtccaagtttggtaagaATCCAGGCTagtttaagaattttaaaaatgttttaaaaactttaactgcagactgtttgtaatgtaaactggaagaaaaattaagtccatttataagtaaaatacggaaaaaatggaattttatttttacaaaatttacttctggatactacaTTGTATCttctgatcataaacaagcttctggtCAATTTCGGTACGattccaggatagtttaagaaagttatcaaaattttaaaaactttaaccgcagagtgaatgttatggttcctggcagaaaaactaagtcctggcatttataagtaaaatacggaaaaaatggaattttatttttacaaaatttactcctggatactatcttatgaacataaacaagcttctgtccaagtttggtagaaatccaggatatatcaagaaagttattaaaatttcaaaaattttaaccacagagtgaatatttgtggacgccacTGACGACGACAACGCtgacagaatgtaggatcgctatgtctctctttttcgactaaagtcgaaggctccacaaaaagaagatgcggtatgattgccaatgagacaactctccacaaaataccaaatgaaacagaaattaacaactaattATGTCACtttatggtcttcaacaatgagcaaagcctataacgcatagtcagttataaaaaggtccaaaaatgacgaatgtaaaactattcaaacgagaaaactaacaacctaatttacatgatttatgtaaaaaaaaatgaacgaaaaacaaatatgtaacaaatcaacaaacgacaaccgctaaattaaaggctcctgacttgggacaggcacatacatgtacattgtatacagAATGCGGCTGTCTTTAataccattttttcttaaacatCAATAAACATCGTTAAATTCCTTTGACCCACACATGCTTAACATTTGGTAAATTCTTACCTGGATTATCTTTATCACATGATGAATCCAGTTCAGACTGGGTTGTTTTTGTGGGTTTACTGCTATTCAAATCACAGCCTTCCTAGATACATATATAATGAATCAAGTTCATACTGGTCTGATAATGGAGTTCCACTTCTGTCCATGTTACAAAATCTGCATgatgattttcaaacatatacatgtaagctgattttcaaacattttctcTTTTACCATGTTTATGTACCAGTATATAAAGAATTTGATCCATTCTGTTTATGGTTGTTATAAATgatctgaaaatacaaataatttatatacaatgtacaaaaatgatgtaataagtaaatataaattagAGTCATATCAAACAAGCATGACaagtgactggtgaaaaataaatttaatccaattcttgaaccaatgcatgcatATACCATAAACTTATATAATTAGTCTTCTGTGTGTGATTTCATTATGTTTTACTCATCATGCTCATCCATATCCTATAatcatcaaaaaaatatttcacttgCTCAGTGTTGATGTGATAATATGGCAGCTATAATAAATggtcgtgttttgaagccggaGATTACTTTTATGAGAAAGGtcactttaacatgtttaagatacatttttgtaactGTATACAGAAAACATATCGGTGAATTGTTGTCTGGAAgccaacaattaaaaaaaaaaatcttcaaaatctCGTCAAATTCAAGAATTTtctgcagaaaaaaatatatatatgtacccaagttttataataaatccATTTTAAAAGCCATTCAGCAtgtttagttataaaaaaaactaaaatatgcaTCAATTATGTTCATGgtgtcttttaaaaaattgttaatattatttaaaaacactGTAAAAAGTATAACAAATTGATCTTAGCTTTGCTTTGAATATCTCTCAAAAACAAGGACATAGACCTTTCAACCTTTTGTGCTTTTTAAGTTCCATAATTTAAATAAGTTAtcaattaataatatttaatcatgttaatggtcttttaaaaagtttataactTTGAAAGAGAGGATATGAGGTATACTCTTAATTTGTTGTTTGtctataataaataaacaaccagagttcatgtgtacatgtatttgtagcTCATACAGCAATTGAGCAAATTACCACCctttgatacatttttaaatgaaatttcaaTTTCTGATCAGTTTGCTGATTACCAACTAAGTTTCTTATAACATTGGTATACATATCAAATAAACCTTGATAATTCTGAGGTGTGACCATGATGACCATGGGTAAGTTGACATGTAttaaatttacatgtacaaatgaatgttttgtcacaagtttttttttgttgagcttttttaaatacattgtcTAATATTAAAGAAGTTATGTTTTAACTTATTCTATTTGGCAAAAGACATGAAAGACAGCATGGACAGATACAGAAATTAATGTGTTAgacatgaataaatatttagtaggttataaatgtaaaacattagtcttaaacatgttaaaagaatTCTATTAAATGGGtaactaaaaaatcaaaaatcaaatcaaatatcttatagcatagatatagatatagcgtatacatgcatatgatatacattgtacatgtacctatagcaagtaagtaagtaaattatttgttatagtgacatgtgtaaaTTATGTACagattataaacatataatatatgataaatagtaATACACCCGGCCCAATGGACCTATAAGTCacctaaaaaaaagtaaaaaattatatcacGTTCTAATCTTTTGTTGACGtaagtaaatttcaaaaatatatagacataaaaatatttgtaaacaaaaatttagctttaaacatgttaaatatgtaaaaaaaaaaaaataagtgttatataAAAACTGACGTCTTATATGAAAATGCAAGAACTATATATTTTGCTAATTTTCTTATGTGGAAAGACATTAAAAAGTTCAATTTGTCAGCATGATTCAAATCTGTGAAATTTTTCTCAATTAAAAGTTTACCATAAAAGTTAACTCGACATTCAACATACAATGgacaatgaaacataaaatggaactcagttttagtttcttgatttttacaaaatatagtcTTTCTTCTACACTTTCGTTTGAGTATCTACCAGTTTCCACTCTTAATGGTAAAATTCCACTTCTAAATTGCGCTAAGTGTAACCGCTCAATTTTACTCAAGTTCAAATTCACATAATTTTCAGTTTCAAAGACTGTTTTAAAGTTCCTATATGTTCGTAATTTTGAAACGTCTTGGATGGAATTCCTCCAGATATCTGAATACAGACGAAAAATGTTAGTTTCAACCAAAGATAAATCGACCTCTGATTTCAGTTCGTAAAAATGTCCTAGATCAAGCCTTTACTTCACTATACCAGTAACTTTTACAAGGATCATAGTCAATATTGAATGCTAATTTGGTGATGCGGTTGTTGTCAAATCGAGTTAGTCTATTCATGCTATTCCAGTATCTCACCTATATGTTACATATCATTGACATAAGTCTTTAATGCTAATGTGCAAGAGCATGAAAAGAGGCAAACATTACCAAAGgcaaaggaacattcaaactcataagccgagaataaactgacaatgccatggcaaaaaaagacaaaagacaacAGTATAgaaatcacaacatagaaaactaacgactGAGCATCACAAACCCCACAAAAATCAGGTGattgtagtccaaataattacaaatgaaTTATAATGTCTTGAAAAactattcaaattttattctgTGCTACCTTCCTACGATGTCATAACGCTAAAGCCATTTTTGGGGTCTAAACATAGACAATATTTGGCATCACTTTAAATCTTTTAGAACCAATTTTAGAATGAAATCTTCattgacagtttattttttatttaaatagacGTTGGTCTTCCCTTATGTAAGCTTAATCTTTAATAGtgcaaaatgtatccaaaataaatgaatccaggACCCATTTCTCTTGGTGTTTTCATAAATTGGGTAAAGTTATCAGGCTGTCAATGTGTCAtaataaaattagtaaatagTATGACTAATAagtgtttgattttatatacatttcttGTAAAAATACATGGATGATATCAGCAGGATTTATATTAAACACTCAATATGTGCGATGTCTACAGGAACTCCTTCTTTCCAATAACAATCATGGAATGGAATACATTACCTGACGGCTACAGACAACACATTAATACCAGACTGGATGattgtacataattttaacCGTAACAACctgattttattgtaaatactgCAGAGGCGGATTAagcaggggggggggggggggggggggggggaatttgGTTGCATATTTAGGGAATGATcattgaagcgtgactggagcgtgcaccctcttaggtcagtcagtgcgcccccacttatgtaaatttctggatccgccactgtactGCATATATAGCCGTAGGGGACTAGATAGTAATGTCACCATGCGAAGTCCCGCAGAGTTTAAACGTTTCATTCAAGGAACCCAACATATATATAGAAGAAGAAGTTATTAAAGAGttagacctttttttttttaaaagattacaaaatacCACTTACAATCAAGAGAGATCAGGGAAAtgccaaattttatttcacGTGGGCAGGGCCAATACTTCAcctttaaaggttttgtaaacaTCGGACTTTTTGAGGGATGTATTAGCTTGACCAAGGTACAAAGGTAGTAGTTCGCATCAAAGGTCTTTGGATAGACCGGAACTGTGGCTTTGAGACAGACAGCGGGTTGCACTAATGACAGGATGATTGCCCGGATAGTGACAGGACGGTTGACCGGACGACATATAAAtagtcataacttttttgttatccgacagatttgtttaatatttgtaaacctGAAAGATATTAAActatgttttatgaaaatttaaaaaaaagaggaaaaataattatttttgagcAAAATAAATTGACCGGACGGTATTCACATTCGACGAAGTACGCGTtgattatattgaaatgaacgacaaaaatgtaaatattttttttggtaaacaatattttttcctaaaacTGAGATATTTGcgagataaataaatatatgatatgaaaatataaactttatgataaaaaaattatttttcttcaaaaaaaagttgaccggacGGAACTAACATTCGCCGATATATGccttaataatattaaattgaTTGGCACAAgtgttaatattattttttttaccatatttgTCCCTGAAATTTATGAACATTGGAgatgaataaatatatcatacgaaaaattaaactatatatttaaataaggtaattcaattaaatgtatttgatgtctCAGGTGTGAAAACTTTAATGACATGTTATTTGGCTTGATTGGTGATTACAACAAGTGTCAAAATTAGATTAATCTGATTAAATATCATTACTTCTAATATGCATTGGTGAACGGCAGCagtccttttgcgccaattactgttttttaggggtatcatttgcgccaaattttgttttccaaatgtatcatttgcgccaattatcggaactcatttgcgccaatttacctATACATATATCTATCATAAATACTGCATACATTAAATTAGGAAGTACTCATGCAGCAGCAGTTAAAATTAAGGAAGTATGTTTTAGAAAAGGA includes these proteins:
- the LOC134687020 gene encoding uncharacterized protein LOC134687020 isoform X2, which gives rise to MNCEKKKGLNKLSADDTSNEKQSSDCSSVAHVAENLVAKINERQFCDTNIETNVTFHQNNLNNKFINTKHAKDNVKSGNSMETGSKLDHLYDIKVKVEKDEDYQPKLFECSSENKYNNCSARDKLAIKIECNDWTLNAHDDSNNKTESVENITNNVVLQNPFEKAIAVNLNKVRQEVKDDRRASVEKQVDRHTVEETIRINDIKQEVHDVIRSFNEQTDEQAGNDGDEGSEEQIHMYIQGIG